Proteins encoded by one window of Mycoplasma capricolum subsp. capricolum ATCC 27343:
- the secA gene encoding preprotein translocase subunit SecA, with the protein MVSDRRLLKKFGKIADRIIALEPQMRQLKDEDFLLKTQEFKQMLENGKSLDDILIEVYAVAREAARRVLGLNAYKVQLIGGIILNSGDIAEMRTGEGKTLTGIFPAYLNALTQKGVHIVTVNEYLSRRDSEINGKVFDLLGISVGLNGSSLSKAEKREAYSKDITYTTNAELGFDYLRDNMVSDYSLKVQRKLNYCIIDEADSVLIDEARTPLIISGGTSTRINLYKAANNFALSLKEHDDLDIDLESKQVYLNEQGMKKANEFFSLKNLFAIENTEIFHLIMNALKAQFAFKEGVEYTVRDNEILLIDQFTGRIMHGRSYSDGLQQALQAKENVDIEEETVTLATITYQNFYRLYSKIAGMTGTAKTEEEEFIKIYNTRVIQTPTNKPVIRKDEPDLTFGSKNAALKKLVEDVKETHQKGAPILIGTTSVESSEQIARYLKKANLKFETINAKNHDREAEIVAKAGEIGAITLATNMAGRGTDIKLAKGVSELGGLRVFGVERNEARRIDNQLRGRSGRQGDPGLSRFYISMDDDLMMRFTAPKTRQRFKALGDDYIKSKMFTRAVTNAQKKLEGMNFDQRKNVLDYDNILAQQREIIYAQRDDILEANDLSIVIEKMQITAAYELIEKHSTLVHGEKTINKKELLEVIDGVLVPKNKFRIDDFNNKEKMDLAVEIAEAMMQLYKARISDIPEDVVIGMERKIILDAFDKYWTKHLDIAGKLKSGIYLQQYAQNNPLAIYVEQATDLFNKMKINIANDVVENLSNVILKVVEDEEKREERIEVTDKDIEEILLETGLETSDINNKAINKRFDELEEKFKDDKQKLKRLRIQRDVMLGLVLELERRAEMIVSPENDQLAITQLIKELQNDIDIASITVEQIHQNFNNMVEKINDPEKLKHLVIAKDVLLQLVARMDDIKEQEKQTKKKKKKKPHDDETTKVKIG; encoded by the coding sequence ATGGTTTCTGATAGAAGACTGTTAAAAAAATTTGGAAAAATTGCTGATAGAATCATCGCTTTAGAACCACAAATGCGCCAATTAAAAGATGAAGATTTTTTATTAAAAACACAAGAATTTAAACAAATGTTAGAAAATGGAAAATCATTAGATGATATTTTAATTGAAGTTTATGCAGTAGCTAGAGAAGCAGCTAGAAGAGTTTTAGGTTTAAATGCTTATAAAGTGCAATTAATTGGTGGAATTATTTTAAATTCTGGTGATATTGCTGAAATGAGAACTGGTGAAGGTAAAACTTTAACAGGAATCTTTCCTGCTTATTTAAATGCTTTAACTCAAAAAGGTGTTCACATTGTTACAGTTAATGAATATTTATCAAGAAGAGATAGTGAAATTAATGGTAAAGTTTTTGATCTATTAGGAATTAGTGTTGGGTTAAATGGATCATCACTATCAAAAGCAGAAAAAAGAGAAGCTTATAGTAAAGATATTACTTATACAACTAATGCTGAACTTGGATTTGATTATCTAAGAGATAATATGGTTAGTGATTATAGTTTAAAAGTACAAAGAAAATTAAACTATTGTATTATTGATGAAGCTGATTCAGTTTTAATAGATGAAGCAAGAACTCCTTTAATTATTTCTGGAGGAACATCAACAAGAATTAATTTATATAAGGCTGCTAATAATTTTGCTTTAAGTTTAAAAGAACATGATGATTTAGACATTGATTTAGAATCAAAACAAGTTTATTTAAATGAACAAGGAATGAAAAAAGCTAATGAATTCTTTTCTTTAAAAAACTTATTTGCTATTGAAAATACTGAGATTTTTCACTTAATTATGAATGCTTTAAAAGCTCAATTTGCATTTAAAGAAGGTGTTGAATATACAGTTAGAGATAATGAAATTTTATTAATTGATCAATTTACTGGTCGTATAATGCATGGAAGAAGTTATTCAGATGGATTACAGCAAGCTTTACAAGCAAAAGAAAATGTTGATATTGAAGAAGAAACTGTAACTTTAGCAACAATTACTTATCAAAATTTTTATAGATTATATTCAAAAATTGCTGGAATGACTGGAACTGCAAAAACTGAAGAAGAAGAATTTATTAAAATTTATAATACAAGAGTTATTCAAACCCCAACTAACAAGCCAGTAATTAGAAAAGATGAGCCAGATCTAACATTTGGATCTAAAAATGCTGCTTTAAAAAAACTAGTTGAAGATGTTAAAGAAACTCATCAAAAAGGTGCACCAATTCTAATTGGAACTACTAGTGTTGAATCAAGTGAACAAATTGCAAGGTATTTAAAAAAAGCTAATTTAAAATTTGAAACTATCAATGCTAAGAACCATGATAGAGAAGCTGAAATTGTTGCAAAAGCTGGAGAAATTGGAGCAATTACTTTAGCTACTAATATGGCTGGAAGAGGAACTGATATTAAACTTGCAAAAGGTGTATCTGAACTTGGTGGATTACGTGTATTTGGTGTTGAAAGAAACGAAGCAAGAAGAATTGATAATCAATTAAGAGGTAGATCTGGAAGACAAGGTGATCCAGGATTATCAAGATTTTATATTTCAATGGATGACGATCTAATGATGAGATTTACAGCACCAAAAACAAGACAACGCTTTAAAGCTTTAGGTGATGATTATATTAAATCTAAAATGTTTACAAGAGCTGTTACAAATGCTCAAAAAAAACTTGAGGGAATGAATTTTGATCAACGTAAAAATGTATTAGATTATGATAATATTCTAGCTCAACAACGTGAAATTATTTATGCTCAAAGAGATGATATTTTAGAAGCAAATGATTTAAGTATTGTTATTGAAAAAATGCAAATTACTGCAGCTTATGAATTAATTGAAAAACACTCAACTTTAGTTCATGGTGAAAAAACTATTAATAAAAAAGAATTATTAGAAGTAATTGATGGTGTTTTAGTTCCTAAAAATAAATTTAGAATTGATGATTTTAATAATAAAGAAAAAATGGATCTTGCTGTTGAAATTGCTGAAGCTATGATGCAACTATATAAAGCAAGAATTTCAGATATACCTGAAGATGTTGTTATTGGTATGGAAAGAAAGATAATTCTAGATGCTTTTGATAAATATTGAACTAAACATCTAGATATTGCTGGTAAATTAAAAAGTGGAATTTATTTACAACAATACGCTCAAAATAATCCATTAGCTATTTATGTTGAACAAGCCACTGATTTATTTAATAAAATGAAAATTAATATTGCAAATGATGTTGTTGAAAACTTATCAAATGTCATTTTAAAAGTTGTTGAAGATGAAGAAAAACGTGAAGAACGTATTGAAGTTACAGATAAAGATATAGAAGAAATTCTATTAGAAACTGGATTAGAAACTAGTGATATTAATAATAAAGCAATTAATAAACGCTTTGATGAACTAGAAGAAAAATTTAAAGACGATAAACAAAAACTAAAACGTTTAAGAATCCAAAGAGATGTAATGTTAGGTTTAGTTTTAGAATTAGAAAGAAGAGCAGAGATGATAGTTAGTCCTGAAAATGACCAACTAGCTATTACTCAACTAATTAAAGAGTTACAAAATGATATTGATATTGCATCAATTACTGTTGAACAAATTCATCAAAATTTCAATAATATGGTTGAAAAAATAAACGATCCAGAAAAACTAAAACATTTAGTTATAGCAAAAGATGTTTTATTACAACTTGTTGCTAGAATGGATGATATTAAAGAACAAGAAAAACAAACCAAAAAAAAGAAAAAGAAAAAACCTCACGATGATGAAACAACTAAAGTTAAAATAGGTTAA
- a CDS encoding IMPACT family protein, with product MKTINKEIYQNEFIIKNSKFKTIATNINSKKELEEFLNKYSDLNASHNCYAYVIYDQKLIGGYYDDHEPKNTAGKPIFSVINKNELVNIVILVTRYFGGIKLGASVLSRTYSNAASMILKNIKFLEIKTYYIYQISFDIKNIKLVNHWINLNNLEIISKEFNLNVVYKLQASSKINEQNFFKIIDLKIIKK from the coding sequence ATGAAAACTATTAACAAAGAAATTTATCAAAATGAATTTATTATTAAAAATTCTAAATTTAAAACAATAGCTACAAATATTAATTCAAAAAAAGAACTAGAAGAATTTTTAAATAAATATTCTGATTTAAATGCTAGTCATAATTGTTATGCTTATGTTATTTATGATCAAAAACTGATTGGTGGTTATTATGATGATCATGAGCCAAAAAATACAGCAGGTAAACCAATTTTTAGTGTAATTAATAAAAATGAATTAGTTAATATTGTAATTTTAGTAACTAGATATTTTGGTGGAATAAAACTAGGAGCTAGTGTATTAAGTAGAACTTATAGTAATGCAGCTAGTATGATCTTAAAAAATATTAAGTTTTTAGAAATTAAAACATATTATATTTATCAAATTAGTTTTGATATTAAAAATATTAAATTAGTTAATCATTGAATTAATTTAAATAATTTAGAAATTATTAGTAAAGAATTTAATTTAAATGTAGTTTACAAACTTCAAGCTAGTAGTAAAATAAATGAACAAAACTTCTTTAAGATTATTGATTTAAAAATAATTAAAAAGTAG
- a CDS encoding 5'-3' exonuclease, translated as MITNETKPILLIDGYHLLHKGYYGTLKRKKVSKNKDGIIINAIYSFVANILKFINSDQYHSVIVAFDVDDNCWRKQIYPEYKAKRKPTPNDLIPQLQIARDFLIASNITWYEKSNYEGDDIIGSICKIANKLGYEVQILTNDKDIYQLVNQKTSIITNVSKKEKTKIIREKEVYEHFLCKPNQVADIKAILGDQSDNIKGIKYIKRKQAEALINKYENVENILDHINELNEPLKTIISENKQLIIDNKKITKILTNVKLGRINFKSNKVTYYKLIRFLKEQEMYAFIRPIRKYLEKSNKKTVNK; from the coding sequence ATGATTACAAATGAAACCAAACCAATTTTACTAATTGATGGTTATCATTTACTACATAAAGGATATTATGGTACTTTAAAAAGAAAAAAAGTATCTAAAAATAAAGATGGAATTATTATTAATGCCATTTATTCTTTTGTAGCAAATATTTTAAAATTCATTAATTCTGATCAATATCATTCTGTTATAGTTGCTTTTGATGTTGATGATAATTGCTGAAGAAAACAAATATATCCTGAGTATAAAGCAAAAAGAAAACCAACTCCAAATGATCTAATACCTCAATTACAAATTGCTAGAGATTTTTTGATTGCGTCAAATATTACTTGATATGAAAAATCTAATTATGAAGGTGATGATATTATTGGTTCTATTTGCAAAATAGCTAATAAATTAGGATATGAAGTTCAAATTTTAACAAACGATAAAGATATTTACCAATTAGTAAATCAAAAAACTTCTATAATTACAAATGTTAGTAAAAAAGAAAAAACTAAAATTATTAGAGAAAAAGAAGTTTATGAACATTTTTTATGTAAACCAAATCAAGTAGCTGACATTAAAGCTATTTTAGGAGATCAATCAGATAATATTAAAGGAATTAAATATATAAAAAGAAAGCAAGCTGAAGCTTTAATTAATAAGTATGAAAATGTTGAAAATATTTTAGACCATATTAATGAATTAAATGAACCTTTAAAAACTATTATTTCTGAAAATAAACAATTAATTATTGATAATAAAAAAATTACTAAAATATTAACTAATGTTAAGCTAGGAAGAATAAATTTTAAATCAAATAAAGTTACTTATTATAAACTAATTAGATTTTTAAAAGAACAAGAAATGTATGCTTTTATAAGACCTATTAGAAAATATTTAGAAAAAAGTAATAAAAAAACAGTGAACAAATAA
- a CDS encoding DNA adenine methylase: MRLTSRRYIGSKAKLLDWIFSNIDNNVKGNSFFDIFAGTGCVIEKALTSYDSVIINDILSSNKVVYDAFWGDIVIDIDIINKYKLIFNSLDSIIDHNYFSINYGGKYFGVNDSKKIGYIRELIENDFKNNYINKREKNILLASLIYSIDKIANTVGHYEAYRKIEITDNRFKFDLIDIPNKNVNKKVEIYKEDANRLARKIYSDIVFVDPPYNSRQYSRFYHVIENLVEWKKPELFGIALKPAPQNMSEYCRNNAPAVFDDLISNLNCKYIVVTYNNTYNSKSSSSKNKIKLEEILNSLNKRGKTQIFSSDHRFFNAGKTSLSNHKEYLFITEVTCEK; encoded by the coding sequence ATGCGTTTAACTAGTAGAAGATATATAGGCAGCAAGGCTAAATTGCTAGACTGAATTTTTTCAAACATAGATAATAATGTTAAAGGAAATAGTTTTTTTGATATTTTTGCTGGAACTGGATGTGTCATTGAAAAAGCATTAACTAGTTATGACAGTGTAATAATAAATGATATTTTAAGTTCTAATAAAGTAGTTTATGACGCTTTCTGGGGAGATATTGTAATTGATATAGATATTATTAATAAGTATAAGTTAATTTTTAATTCTTTAGATAGCATTATAGATCATAATTATTTTTCCATAAATTATGGTGGTAAATATTTTGGTGTTAATGATTCAAAAAAAATAGGATATATTAGAGAATTAATTGAAAATGATTTTAAGAATAATTACATTAACAAAAGAGAAAAGAATATATTACTAGCTTCTTTAATATATTCAATTGATAAAATTGCAAATACAGTAGGACATTATGAAGCCTATAGAAAAATAGAAATAACAGACAATCGTTTTAAATTCGACTTAATAGATATACCGAATAAAAATGTTAATAAAAAGGTTGAAATATACAAAGAGGATGCTAATCGGTTAGCAAGAAAAATTTATAGTGATATTGTCTTTGTTGATCCTCCATATAATTCTAGACAATATTCAAGATTTTATCACGTTATCGAAAATCTTGTTGAATGAAAAAAACCAGAATTATTTGGAATAGCCCTAAAACCCGCACCGCAGAATATGAGTGAATATTGTAGAAATAATGCACCAGCTGTATTTGATGATTTAATAAGCAATTTAAACTGTAAATATATTGTAGTAACGTATAATAATACTTATAATTCAAAAAGTTCATCTTCAAAAAACAAAATTAAATTAGAAGAAATACTAAATTCTCTTAATAAAAGAGGCAAGACACAAATATTTTCTTCAGATCATAGATTTTTTAATGCGGGCAAAACCAGTTTATCTAATCATAAAGAATACCTATTTATTACTGAGGTTACTTGTGAAAAATAA
- a CDS encoding DNA adenine methylase: MKNNIRSPFFYVGDKYKIMPQIVKFFPEKINNYYEPFLGGGSSVMHTKANKYFLNDINKSVIDLHKCLSSYSKNKNLLLNSLFKLIKKYRLSCSYLSITVPDELKKKYVKTYYSKFNKKSYIELRNDYNKKSDNLKLYLLLIYGFNHMIRFNQQGKFNLPVGNVDFNKNVYQALITYLEFVDDKRIEFSNNDYIEFIKKIDFKEGDFVYLDPPYLISNSEYNKNWTMIDEQNLYDLIDNLDRKKVYFGLSNMLTHKGRKNYLLEKRMKKYYIHEIKSNYISRFDNKIKKDSKEVYITNYEKNRRT, from the coding sequence GTGAAAAATAATATAAGATCGCCCTTCTTTTATGTTGGAGATAAATATAAAATTATGCCTCAAATCGTAAAGTTTTTTCCTGAAAAAATAAATAACTATTATGAACCTTTTTTAGGTGGAGGCAGCTCTGTTATGCATACAAAGGCAAATAAATACTTCTTAAATGATATAAATAAAAGTGTAATTGATTTGCATAAATGCCTTTCTTCTTATTCTAAAAATAAAAACTTATTATTAAATAGTTTATTTAAATTAATTAAAAAATATAGATTAAGTTGTTCATATTTATCTATTACAGTACCTGATGAGTTGAAAAAAAAATATGTAAAAACTTATTATTCTAAATTTAATAAAAAAAGTTATATTGAATTAAGAAACGATTATAATAAAAAAAGCGATAACCTAAAATTATATTTATTGTTAATATATGGATTTAATCATATGATTAGATTTAATCAACAAGGTAAATTTAATCTTCCTGTTGGAAATGTTGATTTCAATAAAAATGTTTACCAAGCGTTAATAACATATCTTGAATTTGTTGATGACAAAAGAATAGAGTTTTCAAATAATGACTATATTGAGTTCATAAAAAAAATAGATTTTAAAGAGGGAGATTTTGTTTATCTAGATCCCCCATATTTAATTTCAAATAGTGAATATAATAAGAATTGAACTATGATAGATGAACAAAATCTTTATGATTTAATAGATAATTTAGATAGGAAAAAAGTATACTTTGGTTTGTCAAATATGCTTACACATAAAGGTAGAAAAAATTATCTTTTGGAAAAAAGAATGAAAAAATATTACATTCATGAAATTAAAAGTAACTATATAAGTAGATTTGATAACAAGATAAAAAAAGATTCTAAGGAGGTTTATATAACTAACTATGAGAAAAATAGAAGAACATAA
- a CDS encoding AlwI family type II restriction endonuclease — protein sequence MRKIEEHKPISFSTTMRNPERMSQFIACMKDFEGHILTDELIMQIVRKVIKNKLYKPNYIKENCTINNIYNDESLTFSNVQLDDIVNNSPQNHKEAGFTKGWSSRFDTWYKLCKEFGFIYYDMNKKIEVSSSGHMLCDAYLANSKNEDLDNSGKRIQKIFLNALMKYQTNNPFRRNLNQNSPIPLLLNVLNLLSLNSRSTGLHRREIPFLMCWENNDYKQLYEFIINFRNKYGFKASDEIIYEECLKLLKSSNKKRFKMSQIMKESVDDFIRKLRITGIFSLRGLGRFVDINKLEIESVDYIIKNYTKYNIFSNEYDFYKYMSEIDTKILEFQEIANTEINNIRMKTLREISQKYSVEQIYKELRNLQLNKNSEDEYFKLIDSPTRLEFLTSIAIIQKFPQYEIHPNYSIDDEGNPTFTAKGGVADIEIYDSSLNSIVEVTLMKSRQQAASEIPAITRHLKKQRDDCGNKNIFSLFIAPNIHEDTVYMCQFTRYKENLGIYPYTIVDFVQKMQTTNSLLELEYEI from the coding sequence ATGAGAAAAATAGAAGAACATAAGCCAATATCATTCTCAACTACTATGAGAAATCCTGAAAGAATGTCACAATTTATTGCTTGTATGAAAGACTTTGAAGGGCATATATTAACAGATGAATTAATTATGCAAATAGTGAGAAAAGTAATTAAAAATAAATTATATAAACCTAATTATATAAAGGAAAATTGTACTATTAATAATATTTATAACGATGAAAGTCTAACTTTTTCTAATGTTCAATTGGATGATATAGTAAATAATAGCCCACAAAATCATAAAGAAGCAGGATTTACAAAAGGTTGGTCTAGTAGATTTGATACTTGGTATAAACTATGTAAAGAATTTGGTTTCATATATTATGATATGAATAAAAAAATTGAAGTATCATCAAGTGGTCATATGTTATGTGATGCATATTTAGCAAATTCCAAAAATGAGGACTTAGATAATTCGGGTAAAAGGATACAAAAAATATTTCTCAATGCATTGATGAAATACCAAACAAATAATCCATTTAGAAGAAATCTAAATCAAAATTCACCAATACCTCTATTATTAAACGTATTAAATTTATTATCTTTAAACTCACGTTCTACAGGATTACACAGAAGAGAGATACCTTTTTTAATGTGTTGAGAAAATAATGATTATAAACAATTATATGAATTTATCATTAATTTTAGAAATAAGTATGGATTTAAAGCAAGTGATGAAATTATTTATGAAGAATGTTTAAAATTATTAAAAAGCTCTAATAAGAAGCGATTCAAAATGAGTCAAATAATGAAAGAAAGTGTTGATGATTTTATTAGAAAACTAAGAATAACTGGAATATTTTCTTTACGTGGTTTAGGAAGATTTGTTGACATAAACAAATTAGAAATAGAGTCAGTTGATTATATAATTAAAAATTATACAAAATACAATATTTTTAGTAATGAATATGATTTTTATAAATATATGTCTGAAATAGATACCAAGATTTTAGAATTTCAAGAAATAGCTAACACTGAAATAAATAATATTAGAATGAAGACTCTAAGAGAAATTTCTCAAAAGTATTCTGTTGAACAAATATATAAGGAATTAAGAAATTTACAGTTAAACAAAAACTCAGAAGATGAATATTTTAAACTAATTGATTCTCCTACAAGACTTGAGTTTTTAACAAGTATAGCAATAATACAAAAATTTCCACAGTATGAGATTCACCCTAATTACTCAATTGATGATGAAGGAAACCCTACTTTTACTGCAAAAGGTGGTGTTGCTGATATAGAAATTTATGACTCTAGTTTGAACTCTATTGTTGAAGTAACGTTGATGAAAAGTAGGCAACAAGCAGCGAGTGAAATACCCGCTATAACTAGGCATTTAAAAAAGCAGCGTGATGATTGTGGAAACAAGAATATTTTTTCTTTATTTATTGCGCCTAATATACATGAAGACACTGTTTATATGTGTCAATTTACTAGGTATAAAGAAAATTTAGGTATTTATCCATATACTATTGTAGATTTTGTTCAAAAAATGCAAACAACTAATAGTCTCCTTGAACTAGAATATGAAATTTAA
- a CDS encoding SIR2 family protein, whose translation MKFNLYSCIKLHYSLSYLAFVEVFFIKGKISKKELIKEIGKSIKNEELAAFIGAGLSVDAGFLTWSDLLREPASEIRLDIEKEIDLVNVAQFYSNVKLRSSIDNLIKQNFSRLYKPTKCHKLLAQLPISTYWTTNYDKLIEKALENNNKVPFTKTKDEDLRAINRNFDAIVYKLHGDVDSPSDAVITRTDYEEFGYNKRKLFREVLEGDLLTRTFNFFRF comes from the coding sequence ATGAAATTTAATCTTTATAGTTGTATTAAATTGCATTATTCTTTAAGTTATTTGGCATTTGTGGAGGTGTTTTTTATCAAAGGCAAAATTTCAAAAAAAGAACTTATTAAAGAAATTGGAAAATCTATAAAAAATGAAGAGTTAGCTGCATTTATAGGTGCTGGATTATCTGTTGATGCTGGTTTTTTAACGTGATCTGATTTACTTAGAGAACCAGCTTCAGAGATAAGATTGGACATAGAGAAAGAAATTGATCTAGTAAATGTAGCCCAATTTTATTCAAATGTAAAATTAAGAAGCTCTATAGACAATTTGATAAAACAAAATTTTTCTAGATTATATAAACCAACAAAATGTCATAAGCTTCTTGCTCAGTTACCAATATCAACTTATTGAACAACAAACTACGATAAACTTATAGAAAAAGCACTTGAAAATAACAATAAAGTACCATTTACTAAAACAAAAGATGAAGATTTAAGAGCAATAAACAGAAATTTTGATGCTATAGTTTATAAATTACATGGGGATGTAGATTCACCCAGTGATGCTGTGATAACAAGAACAGACTATGAGGAATTTGGCTATAATAAAAGAAAGTTATTTAGAGAAGTGCTTGAAGGTGATTTATTAACAAGAACATTCAATTTTTTTAGGTTTTAG
- a CDS encoding TIR domain-containing protein, whose protein sequence is MARKVFFSFHFENDVWRANQVRNSWVTQGTQAAGYIDAAEFEEIKRSGDRAVKKWIDEQLFGTSVTVVLIGSETLDRPYVRYEIEESIKRGNAIIGIAIGDLLDQNKKTSFSKISSYAINGKSFLDIANGFYNYKRDDGYSNMGIWIENAARSKGK, encoded by the coding sequence ATGGCAAGAAAAGTATTTTTTAGTTTTCATTTTGAAAATGATGTTTGAAGAGCTAATCAAGTAAGAAATTCTTGAGTTACTCAAGGAACACAAGCAGCAGGATATATAGACGCTGCAGAATTTGAAGAAATCAAGAGAAGTGGTGACCGAGCAGTTAAAAAATGAATTGATGAACAACTTTTTGGAACAAGTGTTACAGTTGTCTTAATAGGTAGTGAAACATTAGATAGACCATATGTAAGGTATGAAATTGAGGAGAGTATAAAAAGAGGTAATGCTATCATAGGAATAGCCATTGGTGATTTGCTTGATCAAAACAAAAAAACATCATTTTCTAAAATTAGTTCGTATGCGATAAATGGTAAAAGTTTTTTAGACATTGCGAATGGATTTTATAATTATAAAAGAGATGATGGATATTCAAATATGGGTATTTGAATAGAGAATGCTGCTAGAAGTAAAGGAAAATAA
- the coaE gene encoding dephospho-CoA kinase (Dephospho-CoA kinase (CoaE) performs the final step in coenzyme A biosynthesis.): protein MIIGIYGKIGSGKTYISNKFINFHPEFKIINADDVSKKVLENQEIKSKLFEIDNSIIKDNKVDKKYLRKKLFTNKKLKQKVDSLLWPLISREIQKEISNNPSSNYIIEAALLFELNLTNLDLTVKVKSSLLKSIFRVLKRDKTNIRDILRIRRSQNKSIKRKKPDLVISNFYQLEFYIQKNRLL, encoded by the coding sequence ATGATAATTGGTATTTATGGAAAAATTGGATCTGGTAAAACTTATATTTCAAATAAATTTATAAATTTTCATCCTGAATTTAAAATAATCAACGCAGATGATGTGAGTAAAAAAGTATTAGAAAATCAAGAGATTAAATCTAAATTATTTGAAATTGATAATAGCATCATTAAAGATAATAAAGTAGATAAAAAATATTTAAGAAAAAAACTTTTTACAAATAAAAAACTAAAACAAAAAGTTGATAGTTTATTATGACCACTAATTAGTAGAGAGATACAAAAAGAAATTTCAAACAACCCAAGTAGTAATTACATTATTGAAGCTGCTTTATTATTTGAACTAAACTTAACTAATTTAGATTTAACTGTTAAAGTTAAATCTAGTTTATTAAAATCTATTTTTAGAGTTTTAAAAAGAGACAAAACTAACATAAGAGATATTTTAAGAATTAGAAGAAGCCAAAATAAATCAATTAAAAGAAAAAAACCTGATCTAGTTATTAGCAATTTTTATCAATTAGAATTTTATATACAAAAAAATAGGTTGTTATAA
- a CDS encoding TlyA family RNA methyltransferase yields MKLRLDEYIYKINLTQSRSKAKEHITNKKDVYVNNINIIKPSFLVDNNDVIEIRSTKLKYVSRAYEKLEKAINKWNIDLTNKVCLDIGASTGGFTQCCLDNNAKLVYAVDVGTDQLHSSLLNNLKVINMSQCNFRNAKKQDFLKNIDFVCCDVSFISLEKIFLPLKDIVEFNTSGVFLIKPQFELQPKNIKNGRINSKLDHKQAILKVINYANSNSFDVINLDYSPILGNKKQNIEYLAYIIKKENNYKIWKEEEIDQLVNIAWKELKK; encoded by the coding sequence ATGAAACTAAGGTTAGATGAATATATCTATAAAATCAATTTAACACAATCAAGAAGTAAAGCAAAAGAACATATTACTAATAAAAAAGATGTTTATGTTAATAATATAAACATTATAAAACCTAGTTTTTTAGTTGATAATAATGATGTTATTGAAATTAGATCAACAAAATTAAAATATGTCTCAAGAGCTTATGAAAAACTAGAAAAAGCTATAAATAAATGAAATATTGATCTGACTAATAAAGTTTGTCTAGATATTGGAGCTTCAACTGGTGGGTTTACTCAATGTTGTTTAGATAATAATGCTAAATTAGTTTATGCTGTTGATGTCGGAACAGATCAATTACACTCATCACTTTTAAATAATTTAAAAGTTATTAATATGAGTCAGTGTAATTTTAGAAATGCTAAAAAACAAGACTTTTTAAAAAATATTGATTTTGTTTGTTGTGATGTAAGTTTTATTTCTTTAGAAAAGATTTTTTTACCTTTAAAAGATATTGTTGAATTTAATACAAGCGGGGTGTTTTTAATAAAACCTCAATTTGAATTACAACCTAAAAACATTAAAAATGGAAGAATTAATTCTAAATTAGATCATAAGCAAGCAATTTTAAAAGTAATTAATTATGCAAATAGCAATAGTTTTGATGTAATTAATTTAGATTATTCACCAATTTTAGGAAACAAAAAACAAAACATTGAATATCTAGCTTATATTATTAAAAAAGAAAATAATTATAAAATTTGAAAAGAAGAAGAAATAGATCAACTAGTAAATATAGCTTGAAAAGAATTAAAAAAATAG
- the xseB gene encoding exodeoxyribonuclease VII small subunit: MNNENKSYDELISEIKEDTKKLSSNEISVEQAMEIFEQNIKKIKLAKEKLTQYKGQINKVMQDDELEEFKD; this comes from the coding sequence ATGAATAATGAAAACAAAAGTTATGATGAACTAATTTCTGAAATTAAAGAAGATACTAAAAAACTATCAAGCAATGAAATTTCAGTTGAACAAGCTATGGAAATTTTTGAACAAAATATTAAAAAGATTAAACTAGCAAAAGAAAAATTAACTCAATACAAGGGTCAAATTAATAAAGTAATGCAAGATGATGAGTTAGAAGAATTTAAAGACTAA